A portion of the Micromonospora vinacea genome contains these proteins:
- a CDS encoding MFS transporter, producing MRTAHPAAGRREWIGLAVLALPTLLLALDLSVLYLALPSLSADLGADSTQQLWITDAYGFLVAGFLVTMGTLGDRIGRRRLLLIGAGAFAVVSVVAAYAPNPPLLIAARALLGVAGATLMPSTLALISNMFQIPAQRAVAVGVWMSCFMGGMAVGPVIGGVLLENFWWGSAFLLGVPVMAVLLVVAPLLLPEFRDPHPGRLDLVSVALSLATILPAVYGVKELARHGWRPLAVLAIVTGLLVGVVFVRRQRRLPHPLLDVGLFNNRTFTAALLVFLLNGLLMGGTFLLVSQWLQLVEGLTPLRAGLLLVPQAVAMIGATTLAPLLARRFRPGHVMAVGQLVTAAGFLLLTGADGDHALFVVLVAFVVTSAGIALPSALVTDLIVGSAPPERAGSAASLSETSGELGIALGVAVLGSVGAAVYRSELGPALPAGLPAEAAARARDGLAGAVTVAGELPGGVGGPLVEAARAAYTSGLVVTAAVGAVVLLGLAVVAALAFRSVPPYAPVGAEPAQPEESAPTATRH from the coding sequence ATGCGGACAGCACACCCCGCAGCCGGGCGTCGGGAGTGGATTGGGCTAGCCGTGTTGGCCCTGCCCACCCTGCTGCTGGCACTCGACCTGAGCGTGCTCTACCTGGCTCTGCCGAGCCTCAGCGCGGACCTCGGCGCCGACAGCACGCAGCAGTTGTGGATCACCGATGCGTACGGTTTCCTGGTGGCCGGTTTCCTGGTCACGATGGGCACCCTGGGCGATCGGATCGGTCGTCGGCGCCTGTTGTTGATCGGGGCCGGTGCCTTCGCCGTGGTCTCGGTGGTGGCCGCCTACGCACCGAACCCGCCGCTGCTGATCGCCGCGCGGGCCCTGCTCGGTGTCGCCGGGGCCACGCTGATGCCCTCCACGCTGGCCCTGATCAGCAACATGTTCCAGATCCCGGCTCAGCGCGCGGTAGCGGTCGGGGTCTGGATGAGCTGCTTCATGGGCGGGATGGCGGTCGGGCCGGTGATCGGCGGGGTGCTGCTGGAGAATTTCTGGTGGGGCTCGGCGTTCCTGCTGGGTGTGCCGGTGATGGCGGTGTTGCTGGTGGTCGCGCCGCTGCTGCTTCCGGAGTTCCGCGACCCGCACCCCGGCCGACTGGACCTGGTCAGCGTCGCGTTGTCGCTCGCCACCATCCTGCCGGCGGTCTACGGCGTCAAGGAACTGGCCCGGCATGGATGGCGGCCGCTGGCCGTGCTGGCGATCGTGACCGGCCTGCTGGTCGGGGTGGTCTTCGTGCGGCGGCAGCGCCGACTGCCTCACCCGCTGCTGGACGTGGGCCTCTTCAACAACCGCACGTTCACCGCCGCACTGCTGGTGTTCCTGCTCAACGGTCTGTTGATGGGCGGCACCTTCCTGCTGGTCAGCCAGTGGCTGCAACTGGTCGAAGGGCTGACCCCGCTACGCGCCGGGCTGCTACTGGTGCCGCAGGCGGTGGCGATGATCGGCGCGACCACACTGGCTCCGTTGCTGGCCCGGCGGTTCCGACCGGGGCACGTGATGGCCGTCGGGCAACTGGTCACGGCGGCGGGCTTCCTGCTCCTCACCGGCGCGGATGGCGACCACGCCCTGTTTGTCGTCCTGGTCGCCTTCGTCGTCACCTCCGCCGGGATCGCGTTGCCGTCGGCCCTGGTCACCGACCTGATCGTCGGGTCGGCGCCACCGGAACGGGCCGGCTCGGCAGCGTCGCTCTCGGAGACCAGCGGCGAGTTGGGCATCGCCCTGGGTGTGGCGGTCCTGGGTAGCGTGGGCGCCGCCGTCTACCGCTCCGAGCTGGGTCCGGCGCTGCCCGCGGGGCTGCCCGCCGAGGCGGCGGCCCGTGCCCGCGACGGGCTGGCCGGGGCGGTGACGGTGGCCGGTGAGCTGCCGGGCGGGGTGGGCGGCCCGCTGGTCGAAGCCGCCCGGGCGGCGTACACGAGTGGGCTGGTCGTGACGGCCGCCGTGGGCGCCGTCGTGCTGCTCGGGCTGGCCGTGGTCGCCGCGTTGGCGTTCCGGTCGGTGCCGCCCTATGCGCCGGTCGGTGCCGAGCCGGCGCAGCCCGAGGAGTCCGCGCCGACCGCCACCCGACACTGA
- a CDS encoding ribonuclease J produces MTEAHIEAELPPPLPEGGLRIIPLGGLGAIGRNMTVFEYDGKLLIVDCGVLFPDVEQPGVDLILPDFGPILDRLADVQAIVLTHGHEDHIGAVPYLLAHKPDIPLVGSQFTLALVEAKLAERRIQPYTLTVREGGRERLGPFECEFFAVNHSIPDALAVAIRTPAGLVLHTGDFKMDQLPLDGRITDLAGFARLGAEGVDLLLSDSTNAEIPGFVTPEREIGPVLDSIFAKAKGRIIVASFASHVHRVQQVFDSAAEHGRKVALIGRSMVRNMGIARDLGLLNIPAGLVISIDEATTLPPDEIVLMSTGSQGEPMSALGRMASGDHRHITIAPGDTVVLASSLVPGNETSVYRVINRLARAGAVVVHKDVAKVHVSGHAPAGELLYLLNVVRPSNLMPVHGEWRHLRAHARLGIESGVAADRVVLCEDGDVVDLVEGRASLVGHVKSRYVYVDGLAVGDVSESLLTERRILGDGGFIATTVVVDSVTGKVVAGPTLSAKGFSEDPEAFNPVVPLVTEALNRAAADGITDPHQLQQIVRRTVGRWVNDKYRRRPMIVPTVVEV; encoded by the coding sequence GTGACCGAGGCGCACATCGAGGCGGAACTACCCCCGCCGCTGCCGGAAGGTGGCCTGCGGATCATCCCGCTCGGCGGGCTCGGCGCCATCGGTCGGAACATGACCGTCTTCGAGTACGACGGCAAGTTGCTGATCGTCGACTGCGGGGTCCTGTTCCCCGACGTCGAGCAGCCGGGTGTGGATCTGATCCTGCCCGACTTCGGTCCGATCCTGGACCGGCTGGCCGACGTGCAGGCGATCGTGCTGACGCACGGTCACGAGGACCACATCGGCGCGGTGCCGTACCTGCTCGCCCACAAGCCCGACATCCCGCTGGTCGGCTCACAGTTCACCCTCGCCCTGGTCGAGGCGAAGTTGGCCGAGCGGCGCATCCAGCCGTACACGCTTACCGTGCGGGAGGGCGGCCGCGAGCGGCTCGGCCCGTTCGAGTGTGAGTTCTTCGCGGTCAACCACTCGATCCCGGACGCCCTCGCGGTGGCCATCCGGACCCCCGCCGGCCTGGTGCTGCACACCGGCGACTTCAAGATGGACCAGCTGCCGCTGGACGGTCGGATCACCGACCTGGCCGGCTTCGCCCGGCTCGGCGCCGAAGGCGTCGACCTGCTGCTGTCCGACTCCACCAACGCGGAGATCCCCGGCTTCGTCACCCCGGAGCGGGAGATCGGGCCGGTGCTCGACTCGATCTTCGCGAAGGCCAAGGGCCGGATCATCGTGGCCTCGTTCGCCTCGCACGTGCACCGCGTGCAGCAGGTCTTCGACTCCGCCGCCGAACACGGCCGCAAGGTCGCGCTGATCGGCCGGTCCATGGTCCGCAACATGGGCATCGCCCGGGACCTCGGCCTGCTCAACATCCCGGCCGGCCTGGTCATCAGCATCGACGAGGCGACCACGCTGCCGCCGGATGAGATCGTGCTGATGTCCACCGGGTCCCAGGGTGAGCCGATGAGCGCCCTGGGCCGGATGGCCAGCGGCGACCACCGGCACATCACCATCGCCCCCGGTGACACCGTCGTGCTGGCCTCGTCGCTGGTGCCGGGCAACGAGACCTCGGTCTACCGGGTGATCAACCGGCTCGCTCGGGCCGGCGCGGTGGTCGTGCACAAGGACGTGGCCAAGGTGCACGTCTCCGGGCACGCCCCCGCCGGGGAACTGCTCTACCTGCTCAACGTGGTCCGGCCCAGCAACCTGATGCCGGTGCACGGCGAGTGGCGTCACCTGCGCGCCCACGCCCGGCTCGGCATCGAATCCGGGGTCGCCGCCGACCGGGTGGTGCTCTGCGAGGACGGCGACGTCGTCGACCTGGTCGAGGGCCGCGCCAGCCTGGTCGGGCACGTGAAGAGCCGGTACGTCTACGTGGACGGCCTCGCCGTCGGTGACGTCAGCGAGTCGCTGCTCACCGAACGGCGGATCCTCGGTGACGGCGGTTTCATCGCCACGACCGTTGTCGTCGACTCGGTCACCGGCAAGGTGGTCGCCGGCCCGACGCTCTCCGCGAAGGGCTTCTCCGAGGACCCGGAGGCGTTCAACCCGGTGGTGCCGCTGGTCACCGAGGCGCTCAACCGGGCCGCGGCGGACGGCATCACCGACCCGCACCAGCTCCAGCAGATCGTCCGGCGGACCGTGGGGCGGTGGGTCAACGACAAGTACCGTCGCCGGCCGATGATCGTGCCCACCGTCGTCGAGGTCTGA
- a CDS encoding GNAT family N-acetyltransferase, producing MLTIRREEPDDAEAVARVHVHGWQAGYAGFMPDEVLGRLNVVAWAQRRRDVGTADLEHPFTTLLGEVDGSVVGFTTFGPYRRNQDRDDLDPTVGEVVALYVEPAYWGDGTAAALLDAARIGLTERGWAGYRAWVLADNRRARRFCERAGLSPDGEESTYQVPLAGGGPPVGLVELRYAGRLDR from the coding sequence ATGCTGACCATCCGTCGGGAGGAGCCGGACGACGCCGAGGCGGTCGCCCGGGTACACGTACACGGCTGGCAGGCGGGCTATGCCGGCTTCATGCCGGACGAGGTGCTCGGACGGCTCAACGTGGTGGCCTGGGCGCAGCGTCGCCGCGACGTCGGCACCGCCGACCTAGAGCACCCGTTCACCACTCTGCTCGGCGAGGTGGACGGGTCGGTCGTGGGTTTCACCACTTTCGGGCCGTACCGCCGCAACCAGGACCGGGACGACCTGGACCCGACGGTCGGCGAGGTGGTGGCGCTCTACGTGGAGCCGGCCTACTGGGGTGACGGGACCGCCGCGGCGTTGCTGGACGCCGCCCGGATCGGGCTCACCGAGCGGGGCTGGGCCGGGTACCGGGCGTGGGTGCTGGCGGACAACCGGCGGGCCCGGCGGTTCTGCGAGCGGGCCGGCCTGTCACCGGACGGTGAGGAGTCGACCTACCAGGTGCCGTTGGCCGGTGGGGGCCCGCCGGTCGGGCTGGTCGAGCTGCGGTACGCCGGACGCCTCGACCGTTGA
- the dapA gene encoding 4-hydroxy-tetrahydrodipicolinate synthase translates to MTHDHLDAAARPASRPFGRMLTAMVSPFTPDGSLDLDGAARLASHLVDEQGNDALVVNGTTGESPTTTDAEKEHLIRAVVEAVGDRAKVVAGVGTNDTRHTIELAAAAEKAGAHGLLVVTPYYNKPPQSGLLRHFTAVADASGLPVMLYDIPHRSGVPIDTETLVRLAEHGRIVAVKDAKSDLTATSWVTSRTALAFYCGEDALTLPALAVGSVGVVGTSTHFTGALTAQMIEAYDAGDMPTALALHRRLLPLFTGIFRTQGTILVKAGLASLGLPAGPVRPPLVDATDDEIAQLRADFAAAGLELPE, encoded by the coding sequence ATGACGCACGACCACCTCGACGCCGCGGCCCGACCGGCGTCCCGCCCCTTCGGCCGGATGCTCACCGCCATGGTGAGCCCGTTCACCCCCGACGGTTCCCTCGATCTCGACGGCGCCGCCCGGCTGGCGAGCCACCTGGTCGACGAGCAGGGCAACGACGCGTTGGTGGTCAACGGCACCACCGGCGAGTCGCCGACCACCACCGACGCGGAGAAGGAGCACCTGATCCGGGCCGTGGTGGAGGCCGTCGGTGACCGCGCCAAGGTGGTCGCGGGCGTCGGCACCAACGACACCCGGCACACCATCGAGCTGGCCGCCGCCGCCGAGAAGGCGGGTGCGCACGGCCTGCTGGTGGTCACCCCGTACTACAACAAGCCGCCGCAGAGTGGGTTGCTGCGCCACTTCACAGCGGTGGCCGACGCCAGCGGCCTGCCGGTGATGCTGTACGACATCCCGCACCGCTCGGGCGTACCGATCGACACCGAGACGCTGGTCCGGCTCGCCGAGCACGGCCGGATCGTCGCGGTCAAGGACGCCAAGAGCGACCTGACCGCCACCAGCTGGGTCACCAGCCGGACCGCCCTCGCCTTCTACTGCGGCGAGGACGCCCTCACCCTGCCGGCGCTGGCCGTCGGGTCCGTGGGCGTGGTCGGCACCTCGACGCACTTCACCGGGGCGCTGACCGCACAGATGATCGAGGCGTACGACGCGGGGGACATGCCGACCGCGCTGGCCCTGCACCGGCGGCTGCTGCCGCTGTTCACCGGCATCTTCCGTACCCAGGGCACCATCCTGGTGAAGGCGGGCCTGGCGTCGCTGGGCCTGCCGGCCGGCCCGGTGCGGCCCCCGCTCGTGGACGCCACCGACGACGAGATCGCCCAGCTGCGCGCGGACTTCGCGGCAGCGGGCCTGGAGCTGCCCGAATGA
- a CDS encoding GNAT family N-acetyltransferase, with product MALGYVRPARPEDAGEIARIQLATWRVAYRRILPRHVLDNLDEAFLARRWSAAVLEPPSGAHRVLVAVEQAEQSYLVGFAASGPADAEALAPGEPADALGPDVAAVTDLLVEPRWGRRGHGSRLLAAAVDLWREDGMSRAVAWAFDGDEATRKFLTSTGWELDGAARALDVDDMLVPQVRLHVGVPTEKVPVDDEPVG from the coding sequence ATGGCTCTCGGGTACGTCCGCCCGGCGCGTCCCGAGGACGCCGGCGAGATCGCACGCATCCAGCTCGCGACCTGGCGGGTCGCGTACCGCCGGATCCTGCCTCGGCATGTGCTCGACAACCTGGACGAGGCGTTCCTCGCCCGGCGGTGGAGCGCCGCGGTTCTGGAGCCGCCCTCGGGCGCGCACCGGGTGCTGGTCGCCGTCGAACAGGCCGAGCAATCGTATCTGGTGGGGTTCGCCGCCTCCGGCCCGGCCGACGCCGAGGCGTTGGCCCCGGGTGAGCCGGCCGACGCGCTCGGCCCGGACGTGGCGGCGGTGACCGACCTGCTGGTCGAGCCTCGGTGGGGCCGGCGCGGGCACGGCAGTCGGCTGCTCGCCGCCGCCGTCGACCTGTGGCGGGAGGACGGGATGAGTCGGGCGGTGGCCTGGGCGTTCGACGGTGACGAGGCGACCCGCAAGTTCCTCACCAGCACGGGGTGGGAGCTCGACGGCGCGGCCCGGGCGCTGGACGTCGACGACATGCTGGTGCCTCAGGTGCGCCTGCACGTGGGCGTGCCGACCGAGAAGGTGCCGGTCGACGACGAGCCCGTTGGCTGA
- a CDS encoding winged helix-turn-helix domain-containing protein: MTAPESLSLAQARRAALAAQGFADPAPTGVPTRRHLRRVLGRVGLIQMDSVNVLQRAHYLPLYSRLGPYPTTLLDQAAYRRPRELFEYWGHEASLVPVELHPMLRWRMARAHSESWGGMRRIAQEQPELVAWVRDEVAARGPLTAAEIEHDAPRETGNWGWNWSAVKRALEFLFWAGEVAAAERSTSFARRYDLPERVLPAAVLAAPTPTDAEAYRTLVALAARSLGVAAEPELRDYFRLPLAGARQAVAELAEAGELVPVTVAGWRQPAWLHASARLPRWVRGNTLVSPFDPLIWERARTERLFGFNYRIEIYVPAPQRVYGYYVLPFLQGDRFTARVDLKADRKAGVLLVPAAWLEPGADPGETAVALAAELYRLAGWLGLDAVAPPAAGDLAGPLTAALAGVSGVP; this comes from the coding sequence ATGACCGCACCGGAATCACTCTCGCTCGCCCAGGCCCGCCGCGCGGCGCTCGCCGCCCAGGGCTTCGCCGACCCGGCGCCGACGGGCGTGCCCACCCGCCGGCACCTCCGTCGGGTGCTGGGCCGGGTCGGGCTGATCCAGATGGACTCGGTCAACGTGCTGCAACGCGCGCACTACCTGCCGCTCTACAGCCGACTCGGGCCCTACCCGACCACCCTGCTCGACCAGGCCGCCTACCGACGCCCGCGCGAGCTGTTCGAATACTGGGGCCACGAGGCGTCGCTGGTCCCCGTCGAGCTGCACCCGATGCTGCGCTGGCGGATGGCCCGCGCGCACAGCGAATCCTGGGGCGGCATGCGGCGGATCGCCCAGGAGCAGCCGGAACTGGTCGCCTGGGTCCGGGACGAGGTGGCCGCCCGGGGGCCGCTGACCGCCGCCGAGATCGAGCACGACGCGCCCCGGGAGACCGGCAACTGGGGGTGGAACTGGTCGGCGGTCAAGCGGGCGTTGGAGTTCCTGTTCTGGGCCGGGGAGGTGGCCGCCGCCGAGCGCAGCACCTCCTTCGCGCGCCGCTACGACCTGCCCGAGCGGGTGCTGCCCGCGGCGGTGCTGGCCGCACCCACCCCGACCGACGCCGAGGCGTACCGCACGTTGGTGGCCCTCGCGGCACGGTCGCTCGGGGTGGCCGCGGAGCCGGAGCTGCGCGACTACTTCCGGTTGCCGCTGGCCGGTGCCCGGCAGGCCGTCGCCGAGCTGGCCGAGGCCGGTGAGCTGGTGCCGGTCACCGTGGCGGGCTGGCGCCAGCCCGCCTGGCTGCACGCGTCCGCCCGGCTGCCCCGCTGGGTGCGGGGCAACACACTGGTCAGCCCCTTCGATCCGCTGATCTGGGAACGGGCCCGCACCGAGCGGCTGTTCGGCTTCAACTACCGGATCGAGATCTACGTCCCGGCACCACAGCGGGTCTACGGCTACTACGTGTTGCCATTCCTACAGGGCGACCGGTTCACCGCCCGGGTCGATCTGAAGGCCGATCGCAAGGCCGGGGTGCTGCTCGTCCCGGCCGCCTGGCTCGAACCCGGCGCCGACCCGGGGGAGACCGCGGTGGCGCTCGCCGCCGAGCTGTACCGGCTCGCCGGCTGGCTCGGCCTGGACGCGGTGGCACCGCCCGCCGCCGGCGACCTGGCCGGTCCGCTCACCGCCGCGTTGGCCGGCGTGTCCGGTGTACCGTGA
- a CDS encoding DUF2752 domain-containing protein, whose translation MTSAPGPVDQPQPAPGAVHTAPADSVPSGAGPGGFGPGGAGPGGSGPGGAAFGGSAPEGWPTTPPGGYAAPEPDRLTRFVLRLYERSPRWAVPLAALGCVAIGMSYALLSNPTHADPDAAPTCLLKLTTGLDCPGCGGTRALWYVLHGDLPAAARHHFVFIFALPFLAYLFVAWAGSQAFGWRLPELRISSKVIGGFLAAWLAFSVLRNLPWAPFTSLYV comes from the coding sequence GTGACGAGCGCTCCCGGACCGGTCGACCAGCCGCAGCCCGCCCCCGGGGCGGTCCACACGGCGCCCGCGGACTCTGTTCCCAGCGGCGCGGGTCCCGGTGGGTTCGGTCCCGGTGGCGCGGGTCCTGGTGGCTCTGGTCCCGGTGGCGCGGCTTTCGGTGGCTCGGCGCCGGAGGGTTGGCCGACGACCCCGCCTGGTGGCTATGCGGCTCCTGAGCCGGACCGGCTCACCCGGTTCGTGCTGCGGCTCTACGAACGATCCCCGCGCTGGGCGGTGCCGCTGGCCGCGCTCGGCTGCGTCGCCATCGGCATGAGCTACGCGCTGCTCAGCAACCCGACCCACGCCGACCCGGACGCCGCGCCCACCTGCCTGCTCAAGTTGACCACCGGGCTGGACTGCCCGGGCTGTGGTGGCACCCGCGCACTCTGGTACGTGCTGCACGGTGACCTGCCGGCCGCCGCCCGGCACCACTTCGTCTTCATCTTCGCGCTGCCGTTCCTCGCGTACCTCTTCGTGGCCTGGGCCGGCAGCCAGGCGTTCGGTTGGCGACTGCCCGAACTGCGGATCAGCTCGAAGGTCATCGGCGGCTTCCTGGCCGCGTGGCTGGCCTTCTCGGTGCTCCGCAACCTGCCCTGGGCGCCGTTCACGTCGCTCTACGTCTGA
- a CDS encoding glycosyltransferase 87 family protein: MAQGANRTTAQVVGVVVLAAAVAGFLAVAAVRHGFFDLKVYYGALTWWVHDGGEIYDYLKPGTQYGFTYPPFAALVMLPMAYLPWTAAIVVSVLASVATTTVLIWWLVDPIARRAGWTRWFALAVALCLAAAFEPMRETVNFGQVNTLLLFLVAVDLLRLLPAGNRWTGVGIGLATAIKLTPGVFIVYLLVTGRWRAALTASGTAAAVSLLAAALFPDASREFWTEALWNTGRVGELAFVSNQSLRGVVARLDPEHPSTLLWLLLVLGTLALWAWRSRAAVAAGDEATGLALTGAVMCLVSPVTWVHHLVWLLPALILLVDNAMAAPAGRRRQVLLVAATIGYALLISRTVWLWEKDFTGVDGFLGSNAYVWVSLALLAFLPIRRWLTPDGSTVEASGVPQLDQPDRRAPTGQRHLVGRLLTVR, translated from the coding sequence GTGGCGCAGGGTGCCAACAGGACGACAGCGCAGGTCGTCGGGGTGGTGGTGCTCGCCGCGGCGGTCGCCGGGTTCCTCGCCGTCGCCGCCGTCCGGCACGGCTTCTTCGACCTGAAGGTCTACTACGGCGCGTTGACGTGGTGGGTGCACGACGGCGGGGAGATCTACGACTACCTCAAGCCGGGCACCCAGTACGGCTTCACCTATCCGCCGTTCGCCGCGCTGGTCATGCTGCCGATGGCGTACCTGCCGTGGACGGCGGCGATCGTGGTGAGCGTGCTCGCCAGCGTGGCCACCACCACGGTGCTGATCTGGTGGCTGGTCGACCCGATCGCCCGCCGCGCCGGCTGGACCCGGTGGTTCGCCCTCGCCGTGGCGCTCTGCCTGGCCGCCGCGTTCGAGCCGATGCGGGAGACGGTCAACTTCGGCCAGGTCAACACGCTGCTGCTCTTCCTGGTGGCCGTGGACCTGCTGCGGCTGCTTCCGGCCGGCAACCGGTGGACCGGGGTGGGCATCGGCCTCGCCACGGCGATCAAACTGACCCCTGGCGTGTTCATCGTCTACCTGCTGGTGACCGGTCGGTGGCGGGCGGCGCTCACCGCCAGCGGTACGGCCGCCGCTGTGTCGCTGCTGGCCGCGGCGCTCTTCCCCGACGCGTCCCGGGAGTTCTGGACCGAGGCGCTGTGGAACACCGGGCGGGTGGGTGAGCTGGCCTTCGTCTCCAACCAGTCGCTGCGCGGGGTGGTCGCCCGGCTCGACCCGGAGCACCCGAGCACCCTGCTGTGGCTGCTGCTGGTGCTCGGCACCCTGGCGCTCTGGGCCTGGCGGTCCCGGGCCGCCGTCGCGGCCGGCGACGAGGCGACCGGCCTGGCGCTGACCGGCGCGGTGATGTGCCTGGTCAGCCCGGTCACCTGGGTGCACCACCTGGTCTGGCTGCTGCCCGCGCTGATTTTGCTGGTCGACAACGCGATGGCCGCGCCGGCCGGCCGCCGCCGGCAGGTCCTGCTGGTCGCCGCGACCATCGGGTACGCGCTGCTGATCAGCCGGACCGTCTGGCTCTGGGAGAAGGACTTCACCGGCGTCGACGGCTTCCTGGGCAGCAACGCCTACGTGTGGGTCAGTCTGGCGCTGCTGGCCTTCCTGCCGATCCGCCGGTGGCTGACCCCGGACGGTTCAACGGTCGAGGCGTCCGGCGTACCGCAGCTCGACCAGCCCGACCGGCGGGCCCCCACCGGCCAACGGCACCTGGTAGGTCGACTCCTCACCGTCCGGTGA
- the thyX gene encoding FAD-dependent thymidylate synthase, translating into MVQPQVKLIAWTQFAAPDDVPWSTDAEGGQALAEFAGRACYQSWKKPNPATATNAGYLAHILEVGHLSVLEHGSVTFYFTGVSRSFTHELIRHRHFSYSQLSQRYVPERDAAMVEPAVIADDPELHKKFVEAAEASVRAYTELLEGLEQRFSDEPNPTLRRKQARQAARAVLPNATETRIVVSGNYRAWRHFVAMRATEHADVEIRELAVECLRQLQGVAPNVFADFVISTLPDGTEVAASPHEAS; encoded by the coding sequence ATGGTGCAGCCCCAGGTCAAGTTGATCGCGTGGACCCAATTCGCGGCCCCGGACGACGTGCCGTGGTCGACCGACGCGGAGGGTGGCCAGGCGCTCGCCGAGTTCGCCGGCCGGGCCTGCTACCAGTCGTGGAAGAAGCCGAACCCGGCGACCGCCACCAACGCCGGCTACCTGGCGCACATCCTCGAAGTGGGTCACCTGAGCGTGCTGGAGCACGGGTCGGTCACCTTCTACTTCACCGGGGTGTCCCGCTCCTTCACCCACGAGCTGATCCGGCACCGGCACTTCTCGTACTCCCAGCTCTCTCAGCGGTACGTCCCGGAGCGGGACGCGGCCATGGTCGAGCCGGCCGTCATCGCCGACGACCCGGAGCTGCACAAGAAGTTCGTGGAGGCCGCCGAGGCGAGCGTTCGGGCGTACACCGAGTTGCTGGAGGGCCTGGAGCAGCGCTTCTCCGACGAGCCGAACCCGACGCTGCGCCGCAAGCAGGCCCGGCAGGCGGCCCGGGCGGTGCTGCCCAACGCCACCGAGACGCGGATCGTGGTCTCCGGCAACTACCGGGCCTGGCGGCACTTCGTCGCGATGCGGGCCACCGAGCACGCCGACGTGGAGATCCGTGAGCTGGCCGTGGAGTGCCTTCGCCAGCTCCAGGGCGTCGCCCCGAACGTGTTCGCCGACTTCGTGATCTCCACGCTGCCGGACGGCACCGAAGTGGCGGCCAGCCCGCACGAGGCGTCCTGA
- a CDS encoding sigma-70 family RNA polymerase sigma factor, translated as MSSATAPLSTPTAEGHLEEFRVELTGYCYRMLGSLFDAEDAVQETLLRAWRGWSGFDGRSSTRTWLYRIATNVCLDLLRGHRRRALPTDFGDPSPPVAPSLGEAEAGWVGPAADAAVLPTADPAELAVLRDSVRLAFVAALQHLPARQRAVLILRDVLSWHADEVAGLLETSVPAVNSALQRARATLAERPGATPGPALDEEHRDLLDRYVRVFERYDIDALVGLLREDAVHSMPPYRMWLSGAADIGRWMASWPASGCQGSRLVPVSANGGPALAQYRPDEAGGRRAFSIQLVDVADGRITRLTHFLEPALFARFGLPDRIA; from the coding sequence ATGAGCTCAGCCACCGCGCCGCTGTCGACGCCGACCGCCGAGGGTCACCTGGAGGAGTTCCGGGTCGAGCTGACCGGCTACTGCTACCGGATGCTCGGTTCGCTGTTCGACGCCGAGGACGCGGTGCAGGAGACTCTGCTGCGGGCCTGGCGCGGGTGGAGCGGCTTCGACGGCCGCTCCAGCACGCGCACCTGGCTGTATCGGATCGCCACCAATGTCTGCCTGGATCTGCTGAGGGGTCACCGGCGGCGGGCCCTGCCGACGGATTTCGGTGACCCGTCGCCGCCGGTGGCCCCGAGCCTCGGTGAGGCGGAGGCGGGTTGGGTGGGGCCGGCGGCGGACGCGGCGGTGCTGCCCACTGCGGATCCGGCGGAGCTGGCCGTGCTGCGGGATTCGGTCCGGTTGGCGTTCGTCGCCGCACTCCAGCACCTGCCTGCCCGGCAGCGCGCGGTGCTGATCCTGCGGGACGTGCTGAGCTGGCATGCCGACGAGGTCGCCGGTCTGCTCGAGACCAGCGTGCCCGCCGTCAACAGTGCGCTGCAACGTGCCCGGGCCACGCTGGCCGAGCGTCCCGGTGCGACGCCCGGCCCGGCCCTGGACGAGGAGCATCGCGACCTGCTGGACCGCTACGTGCGGGTGTTCGAGCGCTACGACATCGACGCTCTCGTGGGTCTGCTGCGCGAGGACGCGGTGCACAGCATGCCTCCGTACCGGATGTGGTTGTCCGGGGCGGCCGACATCGGCCGGTGGATGGCTTCCTGGCCGGCGTCCGGCTGCCAAGGTTCCCGGCTGGTGCCGGTCTCGGCCAACGGCGGTCCGGCGCTGGCGCAGTACCGCCCTGACGAGGCTGGGGGGCGGCGAGCGTTCTCCATCCAGCTCGTCGACGTCGCCGACGGCCGGATCACCCGGCTCACCCACTTCCTGGAGCCGGCGCTCTTCGCCCGCTTCGGCCTGCCCGACAGAATCGCCTGA